A region from the Triticum aestivum cultivar Chinese Spring chromosome 3D, IWGSC CS RefSeq v2.1, whole genome shotgun sequence genome encodes:
- the LOC123080896 gene encoding KH domain-containing protein At4g18375 has product MSHAGKRTSQHRDHDREDRDQKRRPAHTQETSSTDELVVYRILCPDKVIGSVIGKGGKVINSIRQQTNAKVKVVDPYPGAEKRVILVYCYVKHRDLKHSDIDADDDDREPVCAAQNALLKVHDAIVDALAVNSDSDDEEANILVPASQAASVIGKSGSVIKRLRSVSKSFIKVKPKDPSDVTHSCAMSFDNFVQITGDARAVKKALFAVSTIIYKCPSKENISLETSIDELPPTIILPSELPVYPASSLYSVSDASMPCGHPSLSILGAPSHGSHVPEFTVPTDAHGGLPIYHSMVPAIPTYNTPKCSGELLLRVACPADKIGLVIGKGGVTIKSIRKESGARVDVDDAKNDKEESIITIASTEATDDVKSAAVEAVLLLQAKINDENEDRMHLRLLVPANVIGCLIGKGGSIINDMRTKSKAIIYISKGTKPRRASSSDELVEVSGEVDNLRDALVQIVLRLREDVLKDSVGRQNSGKDGKLTVATTEPVYSSSFPMPALLPYSQQITPLRYDQRSEVERGSNVFPRSSLYHGYSPRQAVDDGFGVRSSYTSKPYGRRVPDMEMFIPSSGLSKVMGKHGTNLDNIRKISGADIEIIESKSSRHEHVAHIFGTHEQRQSAENLIKAFIMST; this is encoded by the exons ATGAGCCATGCCGGTAAGCGTACCAGCCAACACAGGGATCATGACAGAGAAGACAGGGACCAAAAGCGGAGGCCGGCCCACACCCAGGAAACCTCCAGTACGGATGAATTGGTTGTTTACCGGATACTTTGTCCAGACAAAGTGATTGGTAGTGTAATTGGCAAGGGTGGCAAGGTGATAAATTCCATCCGGCAACAGACGAATGCCAAAGTCAAGGTTGTCGACCCTTACCCTGGTGCTGAGAAAAGGGTTATTTTGGTATATTGTTATGTCAAGCATAGAGACCTCAAGCATAGCGACATAGATGCTGATGATGATGACAGGGAGCCTGTTTGCGCAGCACAAAATGCATTACTCAAGGTGcatgatgcaatcgttgatgctCTGGCAGTCAATAGTGACTCTGATGATGAAGAAGCCAACATTCTTGTACCAGCTAGTCAAGCTGCAAGTGTTATTGGAAAATCTGGTTCTGTCATCAAGAGGCTTCGCTCGGTTTCAAAATCATTCATTAAAGTTAAACCAAAAGATCCAAGCGATGTTACACACTCATGTGCTATGAGTTTTGATAATTTCGTTCAG ATAACTGGGGATGCTAGAGCTGTCAAGAAGGCATTGTTTGCAGTATCAACAATTATCTACAAATGTCCATCAAAAGAGAACATTTCTCTCGAAACATCTATTGATGAACTTCCTCCAACCATTATACTTCCTTCAGAGCTTCCGGTTTATCCGGCTAGTAGCTTATACTCAGTGTCAGATGCTTCTATGCCATGTGGACATCCAAGTCTGTCTATCTTAGGGGCACCAAGTCATGGTTCTCATGTTCCTGAATTTACTGTACCCACTGATGCTCATGGCGGATTGCCCATTTATCATTCTATGGTTCCAGCTATTCCTACTTATAACACCCCAAAATGTTCAGGAGAACTATTGCTGCGTGTTGCATGCCCTGCTGACAAGATTGGGTTGGTTATTGGTAAAGGTGGGGTGACCATAAAGAGTATAAGGAAAGAGAGTGGTGCAAGGGTAGATGTTGATGATGCAAAGAATGACAAGGAGGAAAGTATAATCACCATTGCATCCACTGAG GCCACCGATGATGTAAAGTCTGCAGCAGTGGAAGCTGTTCTTCTGCTTCAAGCAAAGATCAATGATGAAAATGAAGATAGAATGCATCTTCGTCTTCTTGTTCCAGCTAATGTGATTGGCTGTCTTATCGGCAAGGGTGGTTCAATCATTAATGACATGCGGACTAAGTCTAAGGCAATTATCTACATATCAAAGGGCACTAAGCCTCGGAGGGCATCTTCCAGTGATGAGCTCGTTGAG GTGTCTGGGGAAGTGGACAACCTGCGTGATGCTCTTGTTCAGATCGTTCTAAGACTCCGGGAAGATGTTCTGAAGGACAGCGTGGGAAGGCAAAATTCTGGCAAGGATGGGAAGCTAACTGTTGCCACCACTGAACCAGTGTATTCAAGCAGCTTTCCGATGCCAGCATTACTACCGTACAGTCAACAAATCACTCCATTGCGCTATGATCAAAGGAGTGAAGTTGAGCGTGGCTCAAATGTATTTCCTCGTAGCAGCTTGTATCATGGATACAGCCCCAGGCAG GCTGTAGATGATGGGTTTGGAGTACGCTCCTCGTACACTTCAAAGCCATATGGAAG ACGCGTCCCGGATATGGAAATGTTTATTCCATCTAGTGGCCTTTCAAAAGTAATGGGGAAGCATGGCACAAACTTGGACAATATTAGAAAG ATTTCTGGAGCTGACATCGAAATTATTGAATCAAAATCATCTCGTCATGAGCATGTTGCTCACATATTTGGCACCCATGAGCAGAGGCAGTCGGCAGAGAATTTGATCAAAGCTTTCATAATGTCTACTTAA